GATTCGCGGATCGGGATGGTCGTGCGCGCCGGCGCGCCGAAGCCCGACATCGGCACCGTCGAGCAGTTGAAGGACGTGCTGCTGCGTGCGAAATCGGTCGCGTATTCGGACAGCGCGAGCGGCGTCTACGTCGAGAAGGAAATGTTCCGGAAGCTCGGCATCGAGGATCAGGTGAAGCCGAAAGCGACGATGGTGCCGCGCATTCCGGTCGCATCGGTCGTCGCGAACGGCGACTACGAAATCGGCTTCCAGCAGGTCAGCGAACTGCTGCCGGTGCCGGGCGTCACGTATGCGGGCAAGGTGCCCGAATCCGTGCAGTCGGTCACGCGCTTCGCGGGCGGCATTCCGGTCGGCGCGGATCATCCGGAAGCCGCGAAGAAGCTGCTCGACTATCTCGCATCGCCGCAGGCGCAAGCGGTCGTGAAGGCAACGGGCCTCGATTCGGTGACAATGTCGCCCGTTCAATGAACCAGCCGCACCGCGTCATGCCCTATCGCCTCATCGCATTCGACTTCGACGGCACGCTCGCCGATTCGCTCGACAGCTTTCTCGCGGCACTCTCTGAAGCGTCGCGCCTGCACGGCTTTCGCGACGCGACGCCCGAGCTGCGCCCCGCACTGCGCGGCATGTCGGCGCGCGACATCATTCGCGCGCTCGACGTGCCGATGTGGAAAGTGCCGCGCGTGACGATCGACATGCGCCGCCTGATGCAACCGCGCGTCGCGCAAGTGATGCTGTTCCCCGGCGTCGACGAGACGTTCGATGCGCTCGCCGCACGCGGCATCCGCATCGCGATCGCCACATCGAATACCGAGGAGATCGTGCGCGACCGGCTCGGCCCGCACGCGGGCCGCCGCGTCGACTACTTCGCGTGCGGCATTCCGCTGTTCGGCAAGGCGCGTCGTCTGCGCGCGCTCGTACGTGAAGCAGGTGTGCGCGCCGACGAAGTGCTGTATGTCGGCGACGAGATTCGCGACGCCGACGCGGCACGACGCGCGCACATCGCGTTCCAGGGCGTCGCGTGGGGCTACACCGCACCCGACGCATTGCAGGCGCATTGCGCGACGCCGTTGCTGCCGCGCCTCGACGCACTGCTCGATCGCGTGTGACGCATCGCGCTCGACACGACACCACACGACGCCTCGCTCAACGCGCAAGACATCACGGCACGACGATGAAAGGCAAATGACACGCACGTGCATCCCGCACGCCGCGTGCGCGCAAAAATTGCCGCTTCGGCATGCGCATCAGGTACGCAATACCTGCCCGCGCGCACGCCGTTCGATTCGTCTTACCAACCGTTACACAAACCACAGCACGGTTGCACCTGCTACCCGAACGCTCTCCTAGAATCAGTCGGGCCGGGAAACGCTTCGACCGGCGCCGCGGCAGAGCGGCGGTCGAATCCGGCCCGGGCGCGCCCGGTCTCTCGCACAGTGACGGATCACGTGATCCGTTTTTCAACCAGAGCCCCGATCGAAAGGAGGTCCCATGAACCGCTTTCCCCCACTCTCGCGCCTTGCATTGTCTGCCGCTGGCCTGCTTCTCGTCGCCGTGACGGCGACCGCGCAAACCGCACAACCGGTGCCGTCCGCGCCGGCCGCTGCCGCGACGCGCATCCACGAAGCCGACCAGGCCTTCATCACCGACGGCACGAAGACCGTGTCGACGCAGCACGACGCGGCGCGCATCGCCGATTCGCGCACGTCGGACAGCCAGGTCAAGGCCTTCGCGCAACGCGTGTCGACCGACGATGAAAAGATCATCCAGGCGATGCGCGCGGCGAGCCCGCGCGGTGTCGACGTGCCGGCCAACGACCCCGACACGGCCATGCTGAGCAGCATCAAGAACCTGCGCGGCGCCGAGTTCGACAAGGCGTATATCGAACAGGTCGCGCTCGCCGGCCAGCAGAAGGCGATCTCGGCATTCCAGGCCGAAATCGCATCGGGCCGCGACACGAAGCTGAAGGAAGTCGCCCGCCAGGCGCTGCCGATCCTGCAGGCGCACTACGCGGACGCGCAGAAGCTCGCGCAGCGTCACCATCTCGCATCGGTGCAGTAACGCGATGCCGCGCCGCGCTCCGCGCGCGGCGCACCGTTTCCCCCTCGTCGCGCTGCCCTATTCCGGCGGCGCGATGCACGTCGGATCACGCGATCCGAACACGCATCACACGTTACGTCGCGAGCTTCGCCGTCAGCCGCGCACTCACCTCCGGCCATTCGTCGTCGATGATGCTGAAGCGCACCGAATTGCGCTTGCGGCCATCCGGCATGATCCGTTCGTGACGCACGATCCCTTCCTGCTTCGCACCGAGCCGCAGGATCGCCGCGCGCGATTTCTCGTTCAGCTCGTCGGTCGTGAACTGCACGCGCACGCAGTGCAGCGTGTCGAACGCATAGGCGAGCAGCAGCCACTTCGCTTCGGTGTTCGCGCGCGTACGCTGCGCCGATTCGCTCAACCACGTATGGCCGATCTCGAGCTTGCGGTTCCGGCGATCGATCTTCCAGAAGCGCGTGCTGCCGATCACGCGGCCCGATGCGCGATCGACGATCGCGAACGGCATCACGGTGCCGGACGCGCGCCCCTGCAATGCGGTGTCGAGATACGCATCGACCGTCTCCGCGCCCGGCACGACCGTCACCTTCAGATTCCACAACTGGCCGTCGGCGGCCGCATCCAGCAGTGCTTGCCGGTCGGAGGCTTCGAGCGGCCGCAATTCGACGCGCTCGCCGGTAAGCGTCGGTTGTTCGAGGGAAGACGAAGCATCGGTCATGACGAGATTCCGGATAGTAAGGACGGCAGCCGCAAAACGCCCATCATACGGCCGCGCTAACCGAGGTGCGAGGCCAGCCGGCGACGGATCGCCTTCGCCTCGGCGCGCAGCGCATCGGCAAACGCATCGACGAGCAGGTTCTTCGGCCGGTGCTCGGGCACGATCACGCTGACCCGGTACGGAAACGATCGCGTGAGCGGCCGCACGTGCAGGTCGCGCCCGACGAAATCGAGCGCGGTCAGCGGATTGACGATCGCCGCTCCCAGCCCCTGCCGCACGAACGCGCACACCGACACGGCCGACGGCGTCTCGACGACCGAGCGCGGCGCGACGCCGAGCTGCGCAAACGCCTCGTCGATCAGGATGCGATATGGATCGTTCAGCGACAGGCTCACGAACGGGCGATCGGCGAGATCGACGAGATCGATCGCATCCTGCGCGAGCAGCGGATGGCCGTCGGGCAGCACGCACACCTCGTCGACTTCGAGCAGCGGCGTGAGCACGGTGCCGGCCGGCGCGACGTCGTGCTCGGTCAGCCCGAGATCGTAACGCTGCGCGGTCAGCCACTCTTCGAGCATCGGCGACTCCTGCGTCTCGACCGACACGCTGACGCCCGCGTGCGCGTCGCGAAAACGCCGGCACGCGCCGGGCAGGATTGCATGCGAGAACGCCGGCAGCGCGATCACCGAAAGCTGCCCGTCGCGAAACTCGCGCAGGCGCGCGGCCGTCGCCGCGACACGCTCAAGCCCCACATACGCGAGCCGCACGTCGTCGAACAGCGTGAGCGCGGCCATCGTCGGCCGCAGCCGGCCGTGCGCGCGCTCGAACAGCGCGAAGCCGACGACCTGCTCCATCCGCGCGAGCTCGCGGCTGATCGTCGGTTGCGACGTGTAGAGCATCTCGGCCGCGCGCGTCGTGCTGCCGGCGACCATCAGCGCACGAAAAACCTCGATATGACGGTGCGTGAGCATGATCTTCTATATCAGGAATGAATCGAATGTCGAAAAACAGGCATTTTACTGTATAGCCAAACAAGCGCATCATTCACGCTATCCGTTCAATCGACCCGATTCATCCGCCATGTCCCTCGATTCCCGCCAGCTCGCGACGCTCGCGCAACAATACGGCACCCCGCTGTGGGTATACGACGCCGACGTCATTCGCGACCGCATCGCCCAACTGCGCCAGTTCGACGTCATCCGCTATGCGCAGAAGGCGAACTCGAACATCCATATCCTGAAGCTGATGCGCGAGGAAGGCGCGTGCGTCGACGCCGTTTCGCTCGGCGAGATCGAGCGCAGCCTCGCGGCAGGGTTCAGCCCGGCCGGCGAGCCTGAAGGCGTCGTGTTTACGGCCGACCTGATCGACCGTCCGACGCTCGCAGCCGTGCTGCAGCACGGCGTGACCGTGAATG
The sequence above is drawn from the Burkholderia stabilis genome and encodes:
- a CDS encoding GNAT family N-acetyltransferase, producing the protein MTDASSSLEQPTLTGERVELRPLEASDRQALLDAAADGQLWNLKVTVVPGAETVDAYLDTALQGRASGTVMPFAIVDRASGRVIGSTRFWKIDRRNRKLEIGHTWLSESAQRTRANTEAKWLLLAYAFDTLHCVRVQFTTDELNEKSRAAILRLGAKQEGIVRHERIMPDGRKRNSVRFSIIDDEWPEVSARLTAKLAT
- a CDS encoding substrate-binding domain-containing protein, with translation MRDRAALTAPATRHPVTRRVALLFAAAALALAALPAEAAELRVMISGGFTAAYRQLGPGFTAASGDTLDTISGPSMGDSKEAIPNRLARGEKADVLIMVGYALDRLIKEGKVIPASRVELADSRIGMVVRAGAPKPDIGTVEQLKDVLLRAKSVAYSDSASGVYVEKEMFRKLGIEDQVKPKATMVPRIPVASVVANGDYEIGFQQVSELLPVPGVTYAGKVPESVQSVTRFAGGIPVGADHPEAAKKLLDYLASPQAQAVVKATGLDSVTMSPVQ
- a CDS encoding DUF4142 domain-containing protein gives rise to the protein MNRFPPLSRLALSAAGLLLVAVTATAQTAQPVPSAPAAAATRIHEADQAFITDGTKTVSTQHDAARIADSRTSDSQVKAFAQRVSTDDEKIIQAMRAASPRGVDVPANDPDTAMLSSIKNLRGAEFDKAYIEQVALAGQQKAISAFQAEIASGRDTKLKEVARQALPILQAHYADAQKLAQRHHLASVQ
- a CDS encoding HAD hydrolase-like protein, translated to MPYRLIAFDFDGTLADSLDSFLAALSEASRLHGFRDATPELRPALRGMSARDIIRALDVPMWKVPRVTIDMRRLMQPRVAQVMLFPGVDETFDALAARGIRIAIATSNTEEIVRDRLGPHAGRRVDYFACGIPLFGKARRLRALVREAGVRADEVLYVGDEIRDADAARRAHIAFQGVAWGYTAPDALQAHCATPLLPRLDALLDRV
- a CDS encoding LysR family transcriptional regulator; translated protein: MLTHRHIEVFRALMVAGSTTRAAEMLYTSQPTISRELARMEQVVGFALFERAHGRLRPTMAALTLFDDVRLAYVGLERVAATAARLREFRDGQLSVIALPAFSHAILPGACRRFRDAHAGVSVSVETQESPMLEEWLTAQRYDLGLTEHDVAPAGTVLTPLLEVDEVCVLPDGHPLLAQDAIDLVDLADRPFVSLSLNDPYRILIDEAFAQLGVAPRSVVETPSAVSVCAFVRQGLGAAIVNPLTALDFVGRDLHVRPLTRSFPYRVSVIVPEHRPKNLLVDAFADALRAEAKAIRRRLASHLG